One segment of Microbacterium arborescens DNA contains the following:
- a CDS encoding alpha/beta fold hydrolase — MDVILIPGLWLDASSWDDVVPALRDAGHRPHALTLPGVGSTAGASRTTLRDWVDAVVARIDDLPGQVVLVGHSGGGNVAWGAADRRPDRIARVVFVDTLPPSPGAEISEFPVVDGAVPFPGWDFFDEPDVADLDRDTRARWTPRTHPVPAAVPTDAVDLTDDRRHGIPVTILSGSADERGVREMLAGWPRFLAEFDALEDVSVVELGSGHWPQFSQPHRLAREIVAALA; from the coding sequence ATGGACGTGATCCTCATCCCGGGCCTCTGGCTCGACGCCTCCTCGTGGGACGACGTGGTCCCGGCGCTCCGAGACGCCGGGCATCGTCCCCATGCCCTCACACTGCCCGGAGTCGGCAGCACGGCCGGAGCATCGCGAACGACGCTCCGCGATTGGGTCGATGCGGTGGTCGCCCGCATCGACGATCTGCCGGGGCAGGTCGTCCTCGTCGGGCACAGTGGCGGCGGGAATGTGGCATGGGGAGCCGCCGACCGACGCCCCGATCGCATCGCACGCGTCGTGTTCGTCGACACGCTCCCGCCGTCGCCCGGCGCGGAGATCTCGGAGTTCCCGGTCGTCGACGGCGCGGTGCCTTTTCCCGGGTGGGATTTTTTCGACGAACCGGATGTCGCTGACCTCGACCGCGACACGCGCGCCCGCTGGACGCCACGCACGCATCCGGTTCCGGCCGCTGTCCCCACCGACGCCGTCGACCTGACCGACGACCGCCGACACGGCATCCCCGTCACGATCCTCTCGGGGTCGGCCGACGAGCGAGGAGTCCGCGAGATGCTTGCAGGGTGGCCGCGATTTCTCGCCGAGTTCGACGCCCTCGAAGATGTCTCCGTCGTCGAACTGGGCTCAGGCCACTGGCCGCAGTTCTCGCAGCCCCACCGACTCGCCCGCGAGATCGTCGCCGCGCTGGCGTGA
- the serB gene encoding phosphoserine phosphatase SerB — MPHARFLVVFDADSTLLQNEVIELIADEAGRGAEVAAATEAAMRGEVDFASSLRSRVSQLSGVPLAAFDRVRSRVEPTPGARELIAAIHERGGVAAVVSGGFHEVLDHIAPGLGVDVWRANRLGTDGSTLDGTVDGDVVDAEAKAASLREWAGAHGVSLARTIAVGDGANDLRMMAVAGLGVAFNAKPAVRRQADLVVGPVDLRELVALLP; from the coding sequence ATGCCCCACGCGCGCTTCCTCGTCGTCTTCGATGCCGACTCGACCCTGTTGCAGAACGAGGTCATCGAGCTCATCGCCGACGAAGCGGGACGCGGGGCGGAGGTCGCGGCCGCGACCGAGGCGGCGATGCGCGGCGAGGTCGACTTCGCCTCGAGCCTGCGCTCACGCGTGTCTCAGCTCTCCGGGGTGCCGCTCGCGGCGTTCGACCGCGTGCGCTCCCGTGTCGAGCCGACGCCGGGCGCACGCGAGCTCATCGCCGCGATCCACGAGCGCGGGGGCGTCGCCGCCGTCGTGTCGGGCGGCTTCCACGAGGTGCTCGATCACATCGCCCCCGGACTCGGGGTCGACGTGTGGCGCGCCAATCGGCTCGGCACCGACGGCTCGACGCTCGACGGGACGGTCGACGGCGACGTCGTCGACGCGGAGGCCAAGGCCGCGTCGCTGCGCGAGTGGGCCGGCGCCCACGGGGTCTCTCTCGCGCGAACGATTGCTGTCGGCGATGGCGCGAACGATCTGCGGATGATGGCGGTCGCGGGCCTCGGCGTCGCGTTCAACGCCAAGCCGGCGGTGCGCCGTCAGGCGGATCTCGTCGTCGGCCCCGTCGACCTGCGGGAGCTCGTCGCGCTCCTTCCCTGA
- the glgC gene encoding glucose-1-phosphate adenylyltransferase: MPAAPKVFGIVLAGGEGKRLMPLTADRAKPAVPFGGQYRLIDFAISNLINSGLRQVVVLTQYKSHSLDRHVSQTWRMSALLDSYVASVPAQQRLGKRWFSGSADAILQSLNLINDEKPDIVVVIGADHVYRMDFRQMLDAHIASGARATVAGIRQPIGLANQFGVIDVDPADESRIRAFLEKPQEPAGLPDSPHEVLASMGNYIFDTDALIEAVEADGELPTSNHDMGGDIIPYFVDRGEAAVYDFKRNDVPGSTPRDRNYWRDVGTIESFFDAHMDLISTLPIFNLYNTDWQIHSQAVNSPPAKFVRDSVGRMGNAIDSIVSLGSVLSGTHLERSVVGPWTLSGGGATITDSVLFDYVSVGAGARVHRAILDKNVVLEDGATVGVDRERDLARGFTVTDTGITVVGKNARVER; the protein is encoded by the coding sequence ATGCCAGCAGCGCCCAAGGTCTTCGGAATCGTTCTCGCCGGCGGCGAGGGAAAGCGCCTCATGCCGTTGACGGCAGACCGCGCCAAGCCCGCCGTGCCGTTCGGCGGACAGTACCGCCTGATCGACTTCGCGATCTCGAACCTGATCAACTCGGGCCTGCGTCAGGTCGTCGTCCTGACCCAGTACAAGTCGCACAGCCTCGATCGGCACGTCTCGCAGACCTGGCGGATGTCCGCGCTGCTCGACTCCTACGTCGCGTCCGTGCCCGCGCAGCAGCGTCTGGGCAAGCGCTGGTTCTCGGGCTCGGCCGACGCGATCCTCCAGTCGCTGAACCTCATCAACGACGAGAAGCCCGACATCGTCGTCGTGATCGGCGCCGACCACGTCTACCGCATGGACTTCCGTCAGATGCTCGATGCGCACATCGCATCCGGCGCCCGGGCGACCGTCGCCGGCATCCGTCAGCCCATCGGTCTCGCCAACCAGTTCGGCGTGATCGACGTCGATCCCGCCGATGAGAGCCGCATCCGCGCCTTCCTCGAGAAGCCGCAGGAACCCGCGGGGCTGCCCGACTCCCCCCACGAGGTGCTCGCATCCATGGGCAACTACATCTTCGACACGGACGCTCTGATCGAGGCGGTCGAGGCCGACGGCGAGCTTCCCACCTCGAACCACGACATGGGCGGCGACATCATTCCGTACTTCGTCGACCGCGGCGAGGCCGCCGTGTACGACTTCAAGCGCAACGACGTCCCCGGCTCCACCCCGCGCGATCGCAACTACTGGCGTGACGTCGGCACGATCGAGTCGTTCTTCGACGCGCACATGGATCTCATCTCGACTCTGCCGATCTTCAACCTGTACAACACCGATTGGCAGATCCACTCGCAGGCCGTGAACTCGCCGCCGGCGAAGTTCGTGCGCGACAGTGTGGGACGCATGGGCAACGCGATCGACTCGATCGTCTCGCTCGGATCCGTGCTGTCGGGCACCCACCTCGAGCGCAGCGTCGTGGGTCCGTGGACGCTCTCCGGCGGTGGGGCCACCATCACCGACTCGGTGCTGTTCGACTACGTCAGCGTCGGAGCGGGGGCGCGCGTGCATCGCGCGATCCTCGACAAGAACGTCGTGCTCGAAGACGGTGCCACCGTGGGCGTCGACCGGGAGCGCGACCTGGCCCGTGGTTTCACGGTGACCGACACGGGCATCACCGTCGTGGGCAAGAACGCACGCGTCGAACGCTGA
- the glgA gene encoding glycogen synthase: MRVDIVSKEYPPAIYGGAGVHVTELVRALRETIEVQVRAFGADRDEPDTTSYETPVELADANAALQTLGTDLEIVGDVAGADVVHSHTWYANFAGHLASLLHGIPHVVTAHSLEPLRPWKAEQLGGGYAVSSYIEKTAYENAAAIVAVSDGMRRDILRSYPGLDPEKVSVIYNGIDVETWRPVDDPAVLERHGIDPARPSVVFVGRITRQKGLPYFLRAARLLPADVQVVLCAGAPDTPEIMAEVQGLVRELQAERSGVVWIEEFLQRDELCAILTAATTFVCPSVYEPLGIVNLEAMACGAAVVGTATGGIPEVVVDGETGRLVPIEQSDDGTGTPLDPEKFVADLAATLTEVVSDPDTARRYGAAGRQRAARSFSWAAIADETAALYARVAGLGR, translated from the coding sequence ATGCGTGTAGACATCGTCTCGAAGGAGTATCCTCCCGCGATCTATGGGGGAGCGGGGGTGCACGTCACCGAGCTCGTCCGCGCCCTGCGCGAGACGATCGAGGTGCAGGTGCGGGCCTTCGGAGCCGACCGCGACGAGCCGGACACGACCTCCTACGAGACGCCCGTCGAACTCGCGGACGCCAACGCGGCACTCCAGACGCTCGGCACCGACCTCGAGATCGTCGGAGACGTCGCCGGAGCGGATGTCGTGCACAGCCACACCTGGTACGCGAACTTCGCCGGGCACCTCGCCTCTCTCCTCCACGGCATCCCGCACGTCGTCACCGCCCACTCGCTCGAGCCCTTGCGCCCGTGGAAAGCGGAGCAGCTCGGCGGCGGCTACGCCGTGTCGAGCTACATCGAGAAGACCGCGTACGAGAACGCCGCGGCCATCGTCGCGGTCAGCGACGGGATGCGCCGCGACATCCTGCGCAGCTATCCCGGTCTCGACCCCGAGAAGGTCTCGGTCATCTACAACGGCATCGACGTCGAGACGTGGCGGCCCGTCGATGATCCCGCCGTCCTCGAGCGCCACGGCATCGACCCCGCGCGCCCCTCGGTGGTCTTCGTCGGACGCATCACGCGACAGAAGGGGCTGCCGTACTTCCTGCGTGCTGCCCGTCTGCTTCCCGCGGACGTCCAGGTCGTCCTGTGCGCCGGCGCGCCGGACACCCCCGAGATCATGGCGGAGGTGCAGGGGCTCGTCCGTGAGCTGCAGGCCGAGCGCTCGGGTGTCGTGTGGATCGAGGAGTTCCTCCAGCGCGACGAGCTGTGCGCGATCCTCACCGCCGCGACGACGTTCGTCTGCCCGTCGGTCTACGAACCGCTCGGCATCGTCAACCTCGAGGCGATGGCGTGCGGCGCCGCAGTCGTCGGGACCGCGACCGGCGGCATCCCGGAGGTCGTGGTCGACGGCGAGACCGGACGCCTCGTGCCGATCGAGCAGTCCGACGACGGCACCGGGACCCCGCTCGATCCCGAGAAGTTCGTCGCCGACCTCGCGGCCACCCTCACCGAGGTCGTCTCGGATCCCGACACGGCGCGACGCTATGGCGCCGCGGGACGCCAGCGTGCCGCACGGTCGTTCAGCTGGGCTGCGATCGCGGACGAGACCGCCGCGTTGTACGCGAGGGTGGCGGGGCTCGGCCGCTAG
- a CDS encoding ABC transporter ATP-binding protein, translated as MPQVLEFSDVVVRRNARNIIDRVDWSVSDDQRWVVLGPNGAGKTTVLQLAASLLHPTSGTVEILGERLGRTDVFELRPRIGFASSAMARRIPAEETVLDVVLTAAYAVTGRWREDYEDIDERRAMRVLAEWKLDGLAERTFGTLSDGEQKRVQIARAVMTDPELLLLDEPTASLDLGAREELLALLGGYAQAPTTPAMIMVTHHVEEIPVGFTHVLLLREGGVVAAGPLAETLTAENLSDTFGLPITLASEDGRYAARAAS; from the coding sequence ATGCCGCAGGTCCTGGAGTTCTCCGACGTCGTCGTCCGCCGAAACGCCCGGAACATCATCGACCGGGTCGACTGGTCGGTGTCCGATGATCAGCGTTGGGTGGTGCTCGGCCCCAACGGCGCGGGCAAGACGACGGTGCTGCAGCTCGCCGCGAGCCTCCTGCACCCCACCTCGGGAACCGTCGAGATCCTGGGGGAGCGGCTCGGCCGAACCGACGTGTTCGAACTGCGCCCGCGTATCGGCTTCGCGTCGTCGGCGATGGCGCGACGCATCCCCGCGGAGGAGACCGTGCTCGACGTGGTCCTCACGGCCGCGTACGCGGTGACCGGGCGCTGGCGCGAAGACTACGAAGACATCGACGAGCGGCGCGCGATGCGCGTGCTCGCGGAGTGGAAGCTCGATGGACTGGCCGAGCGGACGTTCGGCACCCTCTCCGACGGTGAGCAGAAGCGCGTGCAGATCGCTCGCGCCGTCATGACCGACCCCGAGCTCCTGCTGCTCGACGAGCCCACGGCGAGTCTCGACCTCGGCGCCCGCGAAGAGCTGCTGGCGCTCTTGGGCGGGTACGCCCAGGCGCCCACCACGCCCGCGATGATCATGGTGACCCATCACGTCGAGGAGATCCCCGTGGGGTTCACCCACGTGCTTCTGCTCCGCGAGGGCGGAGTCGTCGCCGCCGGCCCGCTGGCCGAGACGCTCACAGCCGAAAACCTCTCCGACACCTTCGGGCTGCCCATCACGCTCGCCTCCGAGGACGGACGTTATGCGGCGCGGGCGGCTTCCTGA
- a CDS encoding type B 50S ribosomal protein L31 has protein sequence MKTDIHPEYRAVVFRDLGSGETFLTRSTVSSDKTIELDGETYPVIDVEISSASHPFYTGKQRIMDSAGRVEKFNQRFKNFGSK, from the coding sequence ATGAAGACTGACATCCACCCCGAGTACCGCGCCGTCGTTTTCCGCGACCTCGGCTCCGGTGAGACCTTCCTGACCCGTTCGACGGTCTCGAGCGACAAGACGATCGAGCTGGACGGCGAGACCTACCCGGTCATCGACGTCGAGATCTCGTCCGCCTCGCACCCGTTCTACACGGGCAAGCAGCGCATCATGGACTCGGCCGGCCGTGTCGAGAAGTTCAACCAGCGCTTCAAGAACTTCGGCTCCAAGTAA
- a CDS encoding trimeric intracellular cation channel family protein produces MTQSQFVIPLWADLTAVGLGGVQGALFASGFVGKQRLDPLGVVIIGILIGMGGGLIRDLLLGVQPVTLQSNWYLITATSAALVGMLLSNVFRRLNAVIIGLDAVVIGLFGAFGTSKALVLGLPIVPAIFIGSCAAVGGSMLRDVILGLPVAIMHVGSLYAIAAAAGCAVLAGASTMGAPIVASAIIGIAVTTVIRLLAVVFDISLPEQRALHRRKVAAETASIPIVRP; encoded by the coding sequence GTGACCCAGTCTCAGTTCGTGATCCCGCTGTGGGCGGACCTCACCGCCGTCGGCCTCGGCGGGGTCCAGGGCGCTCTGTTCGCTTCCGGGTTCGTCGGCAAACAGCGGCTCGATCCGCTCGGCGTCGTGATCATCGGCATCCTCATCGGGATGGGCGGCGGCCTCATCCGCGACCTGCTCCTGGGGGTGCAGCCGGTCACGCTGCAGAGCAACTGGTATCTGATCACCGCGACGTCGGCCGCGTTGGTCGGGATGCTGCTCTCGAACGTCTTCCGACGGCTCAACGCCGTCATCATCGGCCTCGACGCGGTCGTCATCGGCCTGTTCGGCGCGTTCGGAACGAGCAAGGCACTCGTGCTCGGGCTGCCGATCGTGCCCGCCATCTTCATCGGCTCGTGCGCGGCCGTCGGCGGCAGCATGCTTCGCGACGTCATCCTCGGCCTCCCCGTCGCCATCATGCACGTCGGTTCGCTCTATGCCATCGCCGCAGCCGCGGGATGCGCGGTGCTCGCCGGCGCCTCCACGATGGGAGCCCCCATCGTGGCATCTGCCATCATCGGCATCGCCGTCACCACCGTCATCCGTCTGCTTGCCGTCGTCTTCGACATCTCGCTGCCGGAGCAACGCGCCCTGCACCGTCGCAAGGTCGCCGCCGAGACGGCGTCGATCCCGATCGTCAGGCCCTGA
- the recO gene encoding DNA repair protein RecO — translation MPTYRDEVVILRTHKLGEADRIVTMLSRRHGKLRGVAKGVRRTSSRFGARLEPFMVADVQMYKGRSLDIVQQAESLGSYGADIATDYDRYTSASAMVEAADRLNEAETTPQQYLLLVGGLRALARGDHDSRAVLDSYLLRAMALSGWAPSLDACARCGAPGPHDGFVAPLGGAVCPSCAPAGSARIAPETGVRLRALIAGEWDTVDAGSPRTANAASGLIAAYAQWHLERGIRSLGHIGAAR, via the coding sequence GTGCCCACCTACCGCGACGAGGTCGTGATCCTTCGCACCCACAAGCTGGGTGAGGCGGATCGCATCGTCACGATGCTCAGCCGGCGGCACGGCAAGCTCCGAGGCGTCGCGAAAGGAGTGCGCCGCACGTCGTCGCGCTTCGGTGCACGGCTCGAGCCCTTCATGGTCGCCGACGTCCAGATGTACAAGGGGCGCTCGCTCGACATCGTGCAGCAGGCCGAGTCGCTCGGGTCGTACGGCGCCGACATCGCCACCGACTACGACCGCTACACCTCCGCCTCGGCGATGGTCGAGGCCGCCGACCGCCTGAACGAAGCGGAGACGACGCCGCAGCAGTACCTGCTGCTTGTCGGCGGTCTCCGCGCCCTCGCTCGCGGCGACCACGACAGTCGCGCCGTGCTCGACTCGTACCTGCTGAGAGCCATGGCGCTCTCGGGCTGGGCCCCGTCGCTCGACGCCTGCGCCCGCTGCGGCGCTCCGGGGCCGCACGACGGTTTCGTCGCACCACTGGGTGGGGCGGTCTGCCCGTCCTGCGCACCGGCGGGGTCGGCCCGCATCGCCCCCGAGACGGGCGTGCGACTGCGCGCCCTCATCGCCGGCGAGTGGGACACGGTCGACGCCGGCAGTCCCCGCACGGCCAACGCGGCATCGGGCCTCATCGCGGCATACGCGCAGTGGCATCTCGAGCGCGGCATCCGTTCGCTCGGGCACATCGGCGCGGCGCGCTGA
- a CDS encoding isoprenyl transferase, translating to MSPKPYTHRDAVPYRPLDWTGVYPPVFPRGGVPNHVAIVMDGNGRWANRRGLTRIEGHRAGEEVLLDVVAGAIQAGVKHLSVYAFSTENWSRSPEEVRFLMGYNRDVLHRRRDQLNEWGVRVRWAGRKPRLWGSVISELQYAEQLTQGNDILTLTMCVNYGGRHEIIDAMRAMGEQIAAGRMKPSAITEKALRRHLYVPDMPDVDLFIRSSGEQRTSNFLLWEAAYAEMVFLDTLWPDFSRSDLWGAIQLYLSRDRRFGGAVDAPTA from the coding sequence ATGAGTCCCAAGCCGTACACGCACCGCGACGCGGTCCCGTATCGCCCGCTCGACTGGACCGGGGTGTACCCACCGGTGTTCCCGCGAGGCGGAGTGCCGAACCACGTGGCGATCGTCATGGACGGCAATGGCCGGTGGGCGAACCGTCGTGGCCTCACCCGCATCGAGGGACACCGGGCGGGCGAGGAAGTCCTGCTCGACGTCGTGGCCGGAGCCATCCAGGCGGGGGTCAAGCACCTCAGCGTCTATGCGTTCTCGACCGAGAACTGGTCGCGGTCGCCCGAGGAGGTGCGATTCCTCATGGGGTACAACCGCGATGTCCTCCATCGTCGGCGCGACCAGCTCAACGAATGGGGCGTCCGCGTTCGCTGGGCGGGTCGGAAGCCCCGTCTGTGGGGGTCGGTCATCTCCGAGCTCCAGTACGCCGAGCAGCTCACGCAGGGCAACGACATCCTGACGCTCACGATGTGCGTCAACTACGGCGGTCGGCACGAGATCATCGACGCGATGCGGGCCATGGGCGAACAGATCGCTGCGGGCCGGATGAAGCCGTCCGCCATCACGGAGAAGGCCCTGCGCCGGCACCTCTACGTGCCCGACATGCCCGACGTCGACCTCTTCATCCGATCGAGTGGAGAGCAGCGGACCTCGAACTTCCTCCTGTGGGAGGCGGCGTACGCCGAGATGGTGTTCCTCGACACCCTGTGGCCCGACTTCTCGAGGTCCGACCTCTGGGGAGCGATCCAGCTGTACCTCTCGCGCGACCGCCGCTTCGGCGGTGCCGTCGACGCTCCCACCGCGTGA